The Xenopus tropicalis strain Nigerian chromosome 2, UCB_Xtro_10.0, whole genome shotgun sequence genome window below encodes:
- the kcnj15 gene encoding ATP-sensitive inward rectifier potassium channel 15 isoform X2, translating into MDAGHSDLSNCPLVPDEIHIEGKSERPRVISKSGHSNVKIDKVEGVFLLYLQDLWTTVIDMKWRYKLTLFAATFFLTWCFFGVIYFVVAFIHGDMNIEPLSNHTPCVMNVDSFTGAFLFSMESQTTIGYGFRFITEECPLAIFMLVAQLVVTTLIEIFITGTFLAKIARPKKRAETIKFSNKAVITKHNGKLCLVVQVANMRKSLLIQCQLYGKLLHSYETKEGEKILLQQVNMNFNVDSSSESPFLILPLTFYHVLDDNSPLKDLTADNIKTKDFELVVLLNATVESTSTVCQSRTSYLPDEIYWGYEFVPVVSLSPQGKYVADFSNFDKIRKCKVIETIYLVNFEKRKLEEKYRQQELKNREKQTNV; encoded by the coding sequence ATGGATGCGGGACATTCGGATCTGTCGAACTGCCCACTTGTACCTGATGAGATCCACATCGAAGGGAAGTCAGAGAGACCCAGAGTTATCTCAAAAAGCGGACACAGCAATGTGAAAATTGACAAGGTGGAAGGAGTTTTCCTGCTTTACCTCCAGGACTTATGGACCACTGTTATCGATATGAAATGGAGGTACAAGCTCACCCTGTTTGCTGCTACCTTCTTCCTGACATGGTGCTTCTTTGGCGTCATCTATTTCGTTGTTGCCTTCATCCATGGCGATATGAATATTGAACCTTTGTCCAATCATACGCCCTGTGTAATGAACGTTGACTCATTTACCGGAGCGTTTCTCTTTTCCATGGAATCTCAGACGACGATTGGCTACGGATTCCGTTTCATCACAGAAGAGTGTCCACTTGCCATTTTCATGCTGGTGGCCCAGTTGGTCGTTACGACGTTAATTGAAATATTCATCACAGGGACCTTCTTGGCCAAAATAGCCAGACCCAAAAAGCGTGCAGAGACTATCAAGTTCAGCAACAAGGCCGTTATTACTAAACACAATGGAAAGCTTTGCCTTGTGGTACAAGTGGCCAACATGCGGAAAAGCCTCTTAATACAATGCCAGCTTTATGGCAAACTTCTTCATTCATATGAAACCAAAGAAGGCGAGAAGATCCTTCTTCAGCAGGTCAACATGAACTTTAACGTGGACTCTTCTTCGGAAAGTCCATTTTTAATTCTACCATTGACATTCTATCATGTGCTTGATGATAACAGCCCGCTGAAGGATCTAACGGCTGACAATATAAAAACGAAGGATTTTGAGCTCGTTGTTCTTCTGAACGCCACGGTGGAATCCACCAGCACGGTGTGTCAGAGCCGGACGTCGTACCTCCCCGACGAGATCTACTGGGGCTACGAGTTTGTGCCGGTGGTTTCCTTATCTCCACAAGGGAAATACGTCGCTGATTTCAGCAATTTTGACAAAATCAGGAAATGTAAAGTGATAGAAACTATTTATCTTGTCAATTTTGAGAAGCGCAAACTGGAGGAAAAGTACAGACAACAAGAATTAAAAAACAGAGAGAAGCAAACGAATGTTTAA
- the kcnj15 gene encoding ATP-sensitive inward rectifier potassium channel 15 isoform X1: MRAEPGQRMDAGHSDLSNCPLVPDEIHIEGKSERPRVISKSGHSNVKIDKVEGVFLLYLQDLWTTVIDMKWRYKLTLFAATFFLTWCFFGVIYFVVAFIHGDMNIEPLSNHTPCVMNVDSFTGAFLFSMESQTTIGYGFRFITEECPLAIFMLVAQLVVTTLIEIFITGTFLAKIARPKKRAETIKFSNKAVITKHNGKLCLVVQVANMRKSLLIQCQLYGKLLHSYETKEGEKILLQQVNMNFNVDSSSESPFLILPLTFYHVLDDNSPLKDLTADNIKTKDFELVVLLNATVESTSTVCQSRTSYLPDEIYWGYEFVPVVSLSPQGKYVADFSNFDKIRKCKVIETIYLVNFEKRKLEEKYRQQELKNREKQTNV, translated from the coding sequence GGCTGAACCAGGACAGAGGATGGATGCGGGACATTCGGATCTGTCGAACTGCCCACTTGTACCTGATGAGATCCACATCGAAGGGAAGTCAGAGAGACCCAGAGTTATCTCAAAAAGCGGACACAGCAATGTGAAAATTGACAAGGTGGAAGGAGTTTTCCTGCTTTACCTCCAGGACTTATGGACCACTGTTATCGATATGAAATGGAGGTACAAGCTCACCCTGTTTGCTGCTACCTTCTTCCTGACATGGTGCTTCTTTGGCGTCATCTATTTCGTTGTTGCCTTCATCCATGGCGATATGAATATTGAACCTTTGTCCAATCATACGCCCTGTGTAATGAACGTTGACTCATTTACCGGAGCGTTTCTCTTTTCCATGGAATCTCAGACGACGATTGGCTACGGATTCCGTTTCATCACAGAAGAGTGTCCACTTGCCATTTTCATGCTGGTGGCCCAGTTGGTCGTTACGACGTTAATTGAAATATTCATCACAGGGACCTTCTTGGCCAAAATAGCCAGACCCAAAAAGCGTGCAGAGACTATCAAGTTCAGCAACAAGGCCGTTATTACTAAACACAATGGAAAGCTTTGCCTTGTGGTACAAGTGGCCAACATGCGGAAAAGCCTCTTAATACAATGCCAGCTTTATGGCAAACTTCTTCATTCATATGAAACCAAAGAAGGCGAGAAGATCCTTCTTCAGCAGGTCAACATGAACTTTAACGTGGACTCTTCTTCGGAAAGTCCATTTTTAATTCTACCATTGACATTCTATCATGTGCTTGATGATAACAGCCCGCTGAAGGATCTAACGGCTGACAATATAAAAACGAAGGATTTTGAGCTCGTTGTTCTTCTGAACGCCACGGTGGAATCCACCAGCACGGTGTGTCAGAGCCGGACGTCGTACCTCCCCGACGAGATCTACTGGGGCTACGAGTTTGTGCCGGTGGTTTCCTTATCTCCACAAGGGAAATACGTCGCTGATTTCAGCAATTTTGACAAAATCAGGAAATGTAAAGTGATAGAAACTATTTATCTTGTCAATTTTGAGAAGCGCAAACTGGAGGAAAAGTACAGACAACAAGAATTAAAAAACAGAGAGAAGCAAACGAATGTTTAA